GTGTTTTCTCTAGTGCCTTGCTTTACCGCTTTTTTAACACTAGAGGGGTCAAATGGGTAATGGCTAAAGCACTTTGAAAGATTAATGCCCCTTCCAAAGTGAAATACCACCTTTGACTTTGTCTTGTCAACAAATTAAATAGAAGGGAGAACAGAAAAGTAAGGAATTACCTTGGTGGCTGCCCTTGTGTGATCATTGAACTGAATCCATTAATCATCTTTTCACCGGGCCGGTGTCATTTACTTCCTCTACTTGGAGAACTTTATGTCACTTCCTCTAAGTGCTTTCATCTGAAAACGCCTTCCGGGATCTGTGTTCCAATTACAGATACGGTTTTTTTTGTCAAAAACTTGCAGCCTTCGGTGTTCATGTTGATTGCAGCAGTGGATTGAAGCTGCTGGCATGAAAGAAGCAATcgcatttttttctatcaattgtCTGATTTTTGCTCAGTTACATTCAAAGTCTTATATCTTGTTAATGATTGGTCTGTGATTTGCAAGCCGAGGGTTCTTCCTGGCTTCTGCAGATTGTGGGATAAATTAAAGTCCCTTGTGGTCACTGTGATAGTTCTTGCCTGCTATTGCTGATCCTTGACATTTATGGAAGACCTTCCTGTTTGGCTCTGAACTAATACTTTGTTCATTCCTTTTGGATCCTGGCGGTTTTCTTGAGTGGTGATGATAATGGAGAATGGCAGGTGCTGGTGATCTTATGATCCAATGTTGCTTTCTGAAGAATAGATATTATTTTTGAgcctccatttttatctttttggttcTTTTTTGTAATATgtgttgatatatatatatatatatatatatatatatatatatatatatatatatatatatatatatatatatttttttttttttttttttttttatttttttggctcCCTGTCTTCCCTTGGATttagataattttagaatttttactttcagatCTTTACTACTTTGGATGACTGTATGATGAATCTCTGTACATTCTCTtacttataaataaaaatttggtcAGTAATGAGAAATCTCCCATTATTCTCCCTctttgtcaaattttttttttttattcaattcatGGATGACAGGCCTCCGAAACATTTTTCTTACTTTAATTTCATGAACTTTTTGATCGGAATGGATGACCATTCTATTGCTATCTTTcaagcaaaaaggaaaagaaaaagaaaaacgatGAAACGAAAGTTGAGTCCATGGTTTTGGTAACCGAGCACTATTTTTGGTCAAAGTTCCTTTCTTGAGCAgaattatttgtgactaaaacTACAGGAACTTTCCTACTGCCAAAATTGAGCTTGGACAATTCATTGTCCCTAAACCTTATATCGTCCAAAGAATTTCTTGTTATTATAATTCGAGGCCTTCCCGTGCTCATCCACTGTTAGTGATGTTTTACCTAACATCGACACCAATAATTCAAGGCGGAACACCCTGGTCATCAAAATTCAGTCAAGTCAAGCTCAAAACTGCTAAAATTTTACCATGCAGGttaatatatatgttatatttggctccaaatcttattttcttttccgtCTCCCATGATATCAAAGAATTCTACACCGATTGAAACTCTATTttttgagaaggttttcttcctttataaagaggcccctggcatcctttcttggggAACAGAGGTAAGAGCGCGCGGAGAAATTTCTAGGACTTCTTGTGCGGGAttttttccttgctttctcgtatGCGCAGGCTTTGTTATCGGGTCGACCTCTCATCTGtgagtcgacctctcacctgtgcctCTTGTGCGCGGGATCTGTTCTCTGGCCTGTGTCTTCTCTTGTGCGCGTGCTCtgatctctggccgatctctcttgcttgttcttcagtgctggcctgttctctggccgatctctcggttGTGCCTTGTGTGCGGGTTCTGTTCTTtggccgatctctcggctgtgcctcgtgtgcaggtgttttctggcttctttctgttggccttcgggtggtgatctacctgtcttcttcttctcggtttcacagatactttgtgctgctacggctagtaaggaggtatcatcttgattttttgccgagggttgaggaagatatcttcatcaggtattgttttttatcttgatctattgccgaggttgagattggttgatccttttggatcttggttgccttctattcgatatattGTTGCCTTCTTGTGGGATTCGAAAAAAGGTATTTTATATCTTATATTGTATCTATTTTTCGGGACGGATTTATAGTGgaattgctcctcctccccgtggatgtaggccttttgtgccgaaccacgaaatcttgattctttgtctttgtttatttatgcctgcaatgtgtttggtgaattgtctcaaagaaattagatattagatcacaagcccagatcgatccaatccggtgcgTGTTgctccaacaatatatatatatatatagcacacGAACACGATCACATTAGTTTCCACAGCTAATTTGGGAAAATGCTTCAACTAAACACCATCCAACTGCTGTTTTTTCCCCCTTCATTCCAACATTTCTTGATTTCTTCtattatctctttctttttttttataagtttCTTTTCTAGTCGCTtgattcaattcatcaattaccCATGGCTAACAACCTTTTGCACCGAACCCAATTTGCTTCTTGGCGATATCGTAGACCACATTGAACCGCCTCTGCTGCACGTTGCCGATGATCGTCACGTCGCCCACGTCACCGTTGCCGGCAAACGCCAGGCACGCCTGCGACATTTTGGCCACGTACAGTATGCCGGAGAGGTCGACGCTAAGGCTCGCCCCGCCGCCGAACACCAGCTGCACCGTCGGCACCTGCACCGTCTCATACCCCGTGAAGTCATAGCAAGTGTCCAGTATCGACAACGCCGGCGCCGTCTTGTACTTCCTCATCAGCTGCCGGAACCTCGACCGAAGGGCCGCGTAGGCCGACGGCGGCAATCGAGTAATCACCGTGCCCGAGTCCAGCAACGTCCCGCCGGCCGAGAACACCCTCGGAGATATCCGAAGCTGCGTACCGCCGACTCTGATCGCCAGGAGACTCACGAAGTAGAACGACGGCATGTTGGAGACCGACAGCATCGGCGTGAACTTGACCTTCGACGTTgcgccgccaccgccgccgccgaATGTGAGGTAGCCCGCCGAGCTCGACGGCGCCGGGAGGCAGTACGAGAAGACTCCCCCGTACTTCTTTGCCTGCGACACCAACGACACTTTTCCACGTCCCAGGCCGAGCAGTCCGGCCGCCGTGCCGAAGAGCCCACTGTTGTCATCGCCGCAGCCGAACATGAAACCCGATACCAGCTCGGAGGACGTCAGCGTCAAGGTGTcgcggctgaagtagccgccggATTGGGAGTTATCGCCGTACTCGACGTCGTACCGGCACGCCGACGGGGTCGCGGTGCTGCAGGTGGAAGATTCGAGCAACGAGCACTCGGAGGAGCCACAGGGGATTTTGGAATAGGTGGAGGATTTGGATGGGTCGAAGAGTGGCTCCTGTTGGGTGTAGCAGCCGCCGCTGCTGCATGGCTTGCATTGGATCCAGGTGAGGTCGCTGCCGGTGTCGAACACCACCGTGAGGTCCCTCTTGGGGGTGCCGAAGCCCACGGTAACGATGTAATTGCCGGTGCCGAGTGCGACGCCGGTGTAGGCCGGGATTGTTGCCGCAAGCGAGCTGCTGGTGTTGTCCGAACCGGAGGTGGCGATGGAGATGCGGTGGTGGAGCAAGTGAACTCGGGCTTCATCTTCGTCGAGAAGCTGGACGTGGGATGGCTCCCGGCTGGTGCTGATCGGTGAGCATGGGCCATGCCGGTGGACTAGCTTCAGCCTCGATGTATTTGAATCTTGAGAGACGGAATTGTGAACAAGTTTGGAAATTATATTCACATATATTCATTAAAATCTTTATTAGAGCTTATATCAAATTGAAGAACAATGGAGATgtgtttaattttttaagattttcttttacCTGAAAATTTTGTTTTGGTGAATATGCTTAATTTATTGTACAAGGGTATGTACTCATGTTGTACAAAAGCTCTATGATTACTTGCGTCATGGTTGGTTGATTAAATCTACCATAAGAGTAAGAGAAAAGTTTCCTATGCATATAGTATATTAGAtattctaaaatatatcttagagTGGGTCAGACTGTGCGGCCTGACATGGTTGTGGGGAATCCCACCAACTTCTTTTATACTTATTCCACTTTCGAGAAAAGCACGTTAGGCATCAAAACCAGCTAAATATACACTTAATGCAATCCTTCATTAAAGTTTCTTCTTTTGTTAATTTACAAATATTAAGTCTTCAGAAAcactattataagcataattATGTAGCTAACCTGCAAATtacttattaattttattatGCAAGCTAGCCAATAGTTGATCACTTGCATCGTTGCTCCATTTTGGAGAACATTGTTTCAAACTCAAATCTTGGGAGGTGATTTCCTACGTTTTTGACGCGGTTGGTCTCTCGTCATTACTGCAAAATGAAGCTTCATTAATTGTGATTCTAGAAGAAGTGGTCCTATGTTTCTTTTGACTTTTTGAGAAAAGGTGGTGGTAGGTGtgaattatctaaaaaaattcaaactttttgacaaaaaaaaaaaaaaaagacaattttCAAGTATTACCAATAAGGCAGCAACTAGACGCCTTGATATTTTTTTGCTCATTTTTCTCACAGAggcatgtattttttttttcaataaacttAGTTTCTGACAAAGCAAAGAATATCGAACAAAAGATCATCACGAAGGATGTAATTAAGAATGTTAtcttcacccaaaaaaaaaaagaggatgttATATATCAAACCTTTCGATGAGGAGCAAGCTGAGCTAGGTAGCAAAGAGTGAACACTAACCACGTGTCGGCTTTCTGTATCCCTTTCATAACCTTGTGGAGTGTAGAGAAGAGTAAAAGTTAGAACAACAAAGGCTAAGCAGGAGAAGACAGAGGAA
The DNA window shown above is from Elaeis guineensis isolate ETL-2024a chromosome 8, EG11, whole genome shotgun sequence and carries:
- the LOC105050015 gene encoding aspartyl protease family protein At5g10770; amino-acid sequence: MAFLHSSVFSCLAFVVLTFTLLYTPQGYERDTESRHVVSVHSLLPSSACSSSKDSNTSRLKLVHRHGPCSPISTSREPSHVQLLDEDEARVHLLHHRISIATSGSDNTSSSLAATIPAYTGVALGTGNYIVTVGFGTPKRDLTVVFDTGSDLTWIQCKPCSSGGCYTQQEPLFDPSKSSTYSKIPCGSSECSLLESSTCSTATPSACRYDVEYGDNSQSGGYFSRDTLTLTSSELVSGFMFGCGDDNSGLFGTAAGLLGLGRGKVSLVSQAKKYGGVFSYCLPAPSSSAGYLTFGGGGGGATSKVKFTPMLSVSNMPSFYFVSLLAIRVGGTQLRISPRVFSAGGTLLDSGTVITRLPPSAYAALRSRFRQLMRKYKTAPALSILDTCYDFTGYETVQVPTVQLVFGGGASLSVDLSGILYVAKMSQACLAFAGNGDVGDVTIIGNVQQRRFNVVYDIAKKQIGFGAKGC